A single Streptomyces mirabilis DNA region contains:
- a CDS encoding HAD family hydrolase, translated as MSTLGRTSVIFDLDGTLVDSEPNYFEAGRQTLAEQGITGFTWAEHERYVGISTRETVALWKERYDLRPPLDALLADMNRRYLELARSATHVYPEMRKFVELLTAEGTSMAVASGSSPAAIEAILTGTGLAAHLTTVVSADEVAHGKPAPDVFLEAAHRLGAGPADCVVLEDAAPGAAAAHAAGMRCIAVPYVAAQADDPAFATAGLLLRGGQGEFTAQAAYDWLARSASDS; from the coding sequence ATGAGCACTCTCGGCCGCACTTCGGTCATCTTCGATCTCGACGGCACACTCGTGGACAGCGAGCCGAACTATTTCGAAGCCGGGCGCCAGACGCTCGCCGAACAGGGCATCACCGGCTTCACCTGGGCCGAGCACGAGCGGTACGTCGGCATCAGCACCCGGGAGACGGTGGCGCTCTGGAAGGAACGCTACGACTTGCGGCCCCCGCTCGACGCCCTGCTCGCCGACATGAACCGCCGCTATCTGGAGCTGGCCCGCTCCGCCACACACGTGTACCCGGAGATGCGGAAGTTCGTGGAACTGCTGACCGCCGAGGGCACCTCGATGGCCGTGGCCTCGGGTTCCTCACCCGCCGCCATCGAGGCGATCCTGACGGGCACCGGCCTGGCCGCCCACCTGACGACCGTCGTCTCCGCCGACGAGGTCGCGCACGGCAAGCCCGCCCCGGACGTCTTCCTCGAAGCGGCGCACCGTCTGGGGGCCGGCCCGGCGGACTGCGTGGTCCTGGAGGACGCCGCCCCGGGCGCCGCCGCCGCGCACGCGGCCGGGATGCGCTGCATCGCCGTCCCGTACGTCGCCGCGCAGGCCGACGACCCGGCGTTCGCCACGGCGGGGCTGCTGCTGCGCGGCGGTCAGGGCGAGTTCACCGCGCAGGCCGCGTACGACTGGCTCGCGCGCTCGGCCTCGGATTCCTGA
- a CDS encoding Lrp/AsnC family transcriptional regulator, whose product MAVDELDTRILRLLLEQPRTSVREYARMLGVARGTLQARLDRLEREGVITGTGPSLSPAALGHPVLAFVHIEVTQGHLDEVGDALAAVPEIIEAFSITGGGDLLTRVVARDNAHLEDVIQALISMPGVVRTRTEVALRERVPHRVLPLVESIGRATRS is encoded by the coding sequence ATGGCCGTGGACGAACTCGACACCCGCATCCTGCGGCTGCTGTTGGAGCAGCCGCGTACCAGCGTGCGCGAGTACGCCCGCATGCTCGGTGTCGCCCGCGGCACGCTCCAGGCCCGCCTCGACCGGCTGGAACGGGAGGGAGTGATCACCGGCACGGGCCCCTCACTGTCCCCCGCGGCGCTCGGTCACCCCGTCCTCGCCTTCGTGCACATCGAGGTCACGCAGGGGCACCTCGACGAGGTCGGCGACGCGCTGGCCGCCGTACCGGAGATCATCGAGGCCTTCTCGATCACGGGCGGCGGCGATCTGCTCACCCGCGTCGTGGCGCGCGACAACGCTCACCTGGAGGACGTGATCCAGGCGCTCATCAGCATGCCCGGCGTCGTCCGCACCCGCACCGAGGTGGCACTGCGCGAGCGCGTTCCGCACCGGGTGCTGCCCCTGGTGGAGTCGATCGGGCGAGCAACCAGAAGCTGA
- a CDS encoding FUSC family protein, with amino-acid sequence MLKRVFVAPDPGRLRLRGAIRAVLGIGLAVALCGVTGVSLAGAVAGGLAALLALFAVTDATVRGQLATTALLPVVGLPVLALAAILHDHPTARGAAFLAVVGAGVYARRWGARGHALGVFGFMAFFMAQFLHTVPARLPELYVAVLLALLASSAVRFGLWCYERRMQPAGALAPSDGRGLARPTTRQAVQAVVAAAFALGVGSLLSQERWYWAVGAAWWIFVNTTSRGETLIRGYRRVLGTVIGIALGASAVVPLHGAPVPTVALLAVCVFVIFYSAAVSYTWMMLAVTVMAELLYGMFGVLDQHLVVLRLAETGIGAIGAALAVLLVLPITTHATTDAWIVRAIQCVHACTTEAAARLNGSAIADPAARVAELETVLNKVRLSLTPLLHPLNPLRARGRRARQVLAALNTCAREVRGLAAIASDPVASSDDRLTVACERVERAVEALTSPGPRRISVQADAPSLEEPVLAHLHGLERALAELAAPLLHPRASRAVRV; translated from the coding sequence GTGCTGAAGAGGGTGTTCGTGGCACCGGACCCGGGCCGACTGCGGCTGCGCGGCGCCATCCGGGCCGTCCTCGGCATCGGCCTGGCGGTGGCCCTGTGCGGCGTCACCGGTGTCTCCCTCGCGGGCGCGGTCGCGGGAGGACTCGCGGCGCTGCTCGCCCTCTTCGCGGTCACCGACGCCACGGTGCGCGGACAGCTGGCGACGACGGCGCTGCTGCCCGTGGTGGGCCTTCCTGTCCTGGCTCTCGCGGCCATCCTGCACGACCACCCGACGGCGCGGGGCGCGGCCTTCCTCGCCGTCGTCGGCGCCGGTGTGTACGCCCGGCGCTGGGGCGCGCGCGGCCATGCCCTCGGCGTCTTCGGGTTCATGGCCTTCTTCATGGCGCAGTTCCTGCACACCGTGCCGGCGCGACTGCCCGAGCTGTACGTCGCCGTACTGCTCGCCCTCCTCGCGTCCTCGGCGGTCCGATTCGGACTGTGGTGCTACGAGCGCCGGATGCAGCCCGCCGGGGCGCTCGCCCCTTCGGACGGCCGAGGCCTCGCCCGTCCCACCACCCGCCAGGCGGTCCAGGCCGTCGTGGCCGCCGCCTTCGCCCTGGGCGTGGGAAGCCTGCTGTCCCAGGAGCGCTGGTACTGGGCCGTCGGCGCCGCCTGGTGGATCTTCGTCAACACCACCTCGCGCGGCGAGACCCTGATCCGCGGCTACCGCCGGGTCCTCGGAACGGTGATCGGCATCGCCCTCGGGGCCTCGGCCGTCGTCCCACTGCACGGTGCGCCCGTACCGACCGTGGCCCTGCTCGCCGTGTGTGTGTTCGTCATCTTCTACAGTGCCGCGGTCTCGTACACCTGGATGATGCTTGCGGTGACGGTGATGGCCGAGCTGCTCTACGGGATGTTCGGCGTGCTGGACCAGCATCTGGTCGTCCTGCGTCTGGCGGAGACCGGCATCGGGGCGATCGGCGCCGCGCTGGCGGTGCTGCTCGTGCTGCCGATCACCACGCACGCCACGACGGACGCCTGGATCGTGCGGGCGATCCAGTGCGTCCACGCCTGCACGACCGAGGCCGCGGCCCGGCTGAACGGCTCCGCCATCGCCGACCCCGCGGCACGCGTCGCGGAGCTGGAGACGGTGCTGAACAAGGTGCGGCTCTCACTCACGCCCCTTCTGCACCCGCTCAACCCCCTGCGCGCCCGTGGTCGGAGGGCGCGCCAGGTACTCGCGGCGCTGAACACCTGCGCGCGGGAGGTACGGGGCCTCGCCGCCATCGCGTCGGACCCCGTGGCCTCCAGCGACGACCGTCTCACCGTCGCGTGCGAGCGCGTCGAGAGGGCCGTCGAGGCACTCACCTCACCCGGACCGCGGCGCATCTCGGTCCAGGCCGACGCACCTTCCCTGGAAGAGCCGGTACTAGCACACCTGCACGGGCTCGAGCGGGCGCTCGCCGAACTCGCCGCGCCCCTCCTGCACCCCCGTGCTTCGAGGGCCGTTCGCGTCTGA
- a CDS encoding nitric oxide synthase oxygenase, whose amino-acid sequence MRDFPRGTGQAERFGDDGSARYPTPWAEGPGGWLDRVPAGRRAHGATPTALPYAIGPRRAELSVPGLAGRLIPVPGRPAAPTSHGDSPPYALLRAAAEFLTLRHTEERLGDPARRIAAARAEIAETGTYRHTTEELAFGARVAWRNANRCIGRLYWRSLCVRDRRDVRTPEDVAEASADHLREAAGEGRIRALITVFAPDRPGRPGPRIWNEQLIRYAGYARPDGGVTGDPRNAGLTALARRLGWPGGPGTPFDVLPLVIQGADGKPDDEPRWFTLPQDAVLEVELAHPEYTWWRSLGLRWHAVPALANMCLEIGGVCYPAAPFNGWYMGTEIGARNLADTDRYNLLPYLADRLGLDTRTDRSLWKDRALVELNRSVLHSFDHAGVTVTDHHTESRRFLTHLGREERKGRRVGADWSWIVPPISGSATPVFHRTYETVERHPAYVHHPEARARALGETGGTLV is encoded by the coding sequence ATGCGGGACTTCCCGCGAGGAACCGGACAGGCAGAGCGCTTCGGCGACGACGGGAGCGCGCGGTACCCGACGCCGTGGGCCGAGGGGCCGGGCGGCTGGCTGGACCGTGTTCCGGCAGGTCGCAGGGCGCACGGCGCGACCCCGACCGCACTGCCGTACGCGATCGGTCCCCGGCGGGCGGAGCTGTCCGTCCCGGGTCTCGCGGGACGCCTGATACCCGTGCCGGGCCGTCCCGCCGCCCCGACGTCGCACGGCGACTCCCCGCCGTACGCACTCCTGCGCGCCGCCGCCGAGTTCCTCACGCTCCGCCACACCGAGGAGCGCCTCGGCGACCCGGCCCGGCGCATCGCCGCCGCGCGGGCGGAGATCGCGGAGACCGGCACGTACCGCCACACCACCGAGGAACTCGCCTTCGGTGCCCGCGTCGCCTGGCGCAACGCCAACCGCTGCATCGGGCGCCTGTACTGGCGCTCCCTGTGCGTCCGCGACCGCAGGGACGTGCGGACGCCCGAGGACGTCGCCGAGGCGTCGGCGGACCATCTGCGGGAGGCCGCGGGCGAGGGCCGCATCAGGGCGCTCATCACCGTCTTCGCGCCCGACCGGCCGGGCCGCCCCGGGCCACGGATCTGGAACGAACAACTCATCCGGTACGCCGGATACGCCCGCCCGGACGGCGGCGTGACCGGCGACCCGCGCAACGCGGGCCTCACCGCGCTGGCCCGGCGGCTCGGCTGGCCCGGCGGCCCAGGAACCCCGTTCGACGTCCTGCCGCTGGTGATCCAGGGCGCCGACGGCAAGCCCGACGACGAACCCCGGTGGTTCACGCTGCCGCAGGACGCGGTGCTCGAAGTGGAGCTCGCCCACCCCGAGTACACCTGGTGGCGCTCGCTCGGACTGCGCTGGCACGCCGTGCCCGCGCTCGCCAACATGTGCCTGGAGATCGGCGGCGTCTGCTACCCGGCGGCCCCGTTCAACGGCTGGTACATGGGTACCGAGATAGGCGCCCGCAACCTCGCCGACACCGACCGCTACAACCTCCTGCCGTACCTCGCGGACCGCCTGGGCCTCGACACCCGCACCGACCGCTCGCTGTGGAAGGACCGCGCGCTCGTCGAACTCAACCGCTCCGTCCTGCACTCCTTCGACCACGCGGGCGTCACCGTCACCGACCACCACACCGAGTCCCGGCGCTTCCTGACCCACCTCGGCCGCGAGGAGCGCAAGGGCCGCCGGGTCGGCGCGGACTGGTCGTGGATCGTGCCGCCCATCTCCGGCAGCGCCACACCCGTCTTCCACCGCACCTACGAGACCGTGGAACGGCATCCCGCGTACGTCCACCACCCGGAGGCGCGCGCACGGGCGCTCGGGGAGACGGGCGGGACCTTGGTCTAG
- a CDS encoding lactonase family protein, with protein MADGGTREQRAFIGSFTAAGGPGVLTAAVDRGSGALTLLSAVDGVPDPSYLALSPAHDMLYAVSETADGAVAAYRVDGDEPKPAGPLVSVGGSGPTHLSVFAGHVLTANYGSGSVTALPVRDDGTLVGAASSVLQHKGRGPHTRRQQSPHAHQVQPDPSGRWAVSVDLGTDSVRVCALDGGRLTLHREIALRPGSGPRHLAFHPRGEHAYVLNELAPTVTVCRWSALEGSLRPVGETPVLSGVPDGDAYPSGIVVSPDGRFVWTATRGQDVLSVLTPDAVGEGLRLVATVPCGGTWPRALALDPSGRFLYASNERSGDVTWFAVDPDTGVPRRGGSVEVPAASCVVLG; from the coding sequence GTGGCAGACGGCGGCACGCGGGAACAGCGGGCGTTCATCGGCTCGTTCACGGCGGCGGGAGGCCCCGGCGTCCTCACCGCGGCCGTGGACCGCGGCAGCGGCGCGCTGACCCTCCTGAGCGCGGTGGACGGCGTACCCGATCCCTCCTACCTCGCCCTGTCGCCCGCCCACGACATGCTCTACGCGGTCAGCGAGACGGCCGACGGCGCGGTGGCCGCGTACCGCGTGGACGGCGACGAACCGAAGCCCGCCGGGCCGTTGGTCTCCGTCGGAGGCAGCGGCCCCACGCACCTCAGCGTGTTCGCGGGACACGTCCTGACCGCCAACTACGGCTCCGGCAGCGTCACCGCCCTGCCCGTGCGCGACGACGGCACGCTCGTCGGCGCCGCCTCCAGCGTGCTCCAGCACAAGGGCCGCGGCCCGCACACCCGGCGCCAGCAGAGCCCGCACGCCCACCAGGTACAGCCCGACCCGAGCGGGCGCTGGGCCGTCAGCGTCGACCTCGGCACGGACTCCGTGCGGGTGTGCGCGCTGGACGGCGGCCGGCTCACGCTGCACCGCGAGATCGCGCTGCGCCCCGGCTCCGGGCCCCGCCACCTGGCCTTCCACCCGCGCGGCGAACACGCGTACGTGCTCAACGAACTCGCGCCCACGGTCACCGTCTGCCGCTGGAGCGCCCTGGAAGGCTCTCTGCGGCCCGTCGGGGAGACGCCGGTGCTCTCGGGGGTCCCGGACGGTGACGCGTACCCCTCGGGCATCGTGGTGTCGCCCGACGGGCGCTTCGTGTGGACCGCCACCCGCGGCCAGGACGTCCTCTCCGTGCTCACGCCCGACGCGGTGGGCGAAGGGCTGCGGCTGGTCGCCACGGTGCCCTGCGGCGGCACCTGGCCGCGCGCGCTGGCCCTCGACCCCTCGGGGCGCTTCCTGTACGCCTCCAACGAGCGCTCGGGGGACGTGACGTGGTTCGCGGTCGACCCGGACACGGGGGTGCCGCGACGGGGCGGCTCGGTGGAGGTCCCGGCGGCCTCCTGCGTGGTCCTCGGCTGA
- a CDS encoding sirohydrochlorin chelatase: MSSPTGPASGLPVRMPRPRQPGRHRRPEPLAAPEGAPALVLAVPGTSSAATRSLAEEVVSIARSELPGLDARIGYLDGDDAEFPTLQSVLTRAAEERTARYEQARAAGADVTEPDGPVAVVVPLLAGPDNALLRRVRQAVMESRIAADLTDVLGPHPLLAEALHVRLSEAGLARADRARLFTVATAADGIILASVGGEEAVQAAGITGMLLAARLAVPVMAAALDEEGAIAATAEQLRGSGSQQLALAPYLIGPEIDAGLLDAAAKEAGCSAAEALGPYPAIGKLALAKYTTALGIAPQQPQGAPAR; this comes from the coding sequence ATGAGCTCCCCCACTGGGCCCGCGTCCGGCCTGCCAGTACGAATGCCGCGACCTCGCCAGCCCGGGCGGCACCGCCGACCCGAGCCGCTGGCGGCTCCCGAGGGCGCGCCTGCGCTCGTCCTCGCGGTGCCGGGCACCTCCAGCGCGGCCACGCGCAGCCTCGCCGAGGAGGTCGTGAGCATCGCGCGCTCCGAGCTGCCCGGCCTCGACGCCCGGATCGGGTACCTCGACGGGGACGACGCCGAGTTCCCCACGCTGCAGTCCGTGCTCACGCGTGCCGCCGAGGAGCGCACCGCCCGCTATGAGCAGGCCCGTGCCGCCGGTGCGGACGTGACCGAGCCCGACGGCCCCGTCGCCGTCGTGGTGCCCCTGCTCGCCGGCCCCGACAACGCGCTGCTGCGCCGGGTCCGCCAGGCCGTCATGGAGAGCCGGATCGCGGCCGACCTGACCGACGTTCTCGGCCCCCACCCGCTGCTCGCGGAGGCGCTGCACGTGCGTCTGTCCGAGGCGGGTCTGGCGCGCGCCGACCGTGCCCGGCTGTTCACCGTGGCGACGGCCGCCGACGGCATCATCCTCGCCTCCGTGGGCGGCGAGGAGGCCGTACAGGCGGCCGGGATCACCGGCATGCTGCTCGCCGCGCGCCTCGCCGTGCCGGTGATGGCGGCGGCGCTCGACGAGGAGGGCGCGATCGCGGCCACCGCCGAGCAGTTGCGCGGCTCGGGTTCCCAGCAGCTCGCCCTGGCTCCGTACCTGATCGGCCCGGAGATCGACGCCGGTCTGCTGGACGCGGCCGCCAAGGAGGCGGGCTGCTCCGCCGCCGAGGCGCTCGGCCCGTACCCGGCGATCGGCAAGCTCGCGCTGGCCAAGTACACGACGGCGCTGGGCATCGCCCCGCAACAGCCGCAGGGCGCGCCGGCCCGCTGA
- a CDS encoding N-acetylglucosamine kinase codes for MLRPSHTSAGVLAVDSGGSGLRAALAVHGRVVGVPLTSKEPVRTGPRGIDAGHLLEQLLPMARQLMAATGTEELGAAAVGAAGLATLGDALRAELPCALERELGVRRLALAADAVTAYVGALGPRSGAVIAAGTGMIAVGTDLGSWRRADGWGHLLGDCGGGAWIGRAGLEAALRAFDGRPGGSAELLARAEEMFGPVAGLPGKLYPRTDRPAVLASFAPEVAACAASAIGDPVARDVLCAAARHLADSAAAVCPDTGEDRVALTGGLFKMGDPLLVPLRAELTERLPHARQVAAAGTPLDGAVRIAVDLASDRLTLPRDEHMLYVRTEKGTTSPSMPRKGDSSALSDK; via the coding sequence CTGTTGCGTCCCTCCCACACGTCGGCCGGTGTGCTGGCGGTGGACTCGGGCGGCTCGGGGCTGCGGGCGGCGCTGGCCGTGCACGGGCGTGTCGTCGGCGTTCCACTGACCTCCAAGGAACCGGTCCGAACGGGCCCGCGCGGTATCGACGCCGGACATCTGCTGGAGCAACTGCTCCCGATGGCCCGGCAGTTGATGGCCGCCACCGGGACGGAGGAACTCGGGGCCGCCGCCGTCGGAGCGGCGGGTCTCGCCACCCTCGGCGACGCGCTGCGTGCCGAGCTGCCCTGCGCACTGGAGCGCGAACTCGGCGTGCGGCGGCTCGCGTTGGCCGCCGACGCGGTGACCGCGTACGTGGGCGCGCTCGGCCCCCGGTCGGGCGCGGTGATCGCAGCGGGCACCGGCATGATCGCGGTCGGCACCGATCTGGGGAGCTGGCGCAGGGCGGACGGCTGGGGCCACCTGCTCGGCGACTGCGGCGGTGGGGCGTGGATCGGCCGCGCCGGGCTCGAGGCGGCCCTGCGGGCCTTCGACGGGCGCCCCGGTGGGTCGGCGGAGCTGCTGGCGCGGGCCGAGGAGATGTTCGGGCCGGTGGCCGGGTTGCCGGGCAAGCTGTATCCGCGCACCGACCGGCCCGCCGTACTCGCCTCCTTCGCGCCCGAAGTGGCCGCGTGCGCCGCGTCCGCCATCGGCGACCCCGTCGCGCGCGACGTGCTGTGCGCCGCCGCCCGGCACCTGGCCGACTCCGCCGCCGCCGTCTGCCCGGACACCGGCGAGGACCGAGTCGCCCTCACCGGGGGCCTGTTCAAGATGGGCGACCCGCTCCTCGTACCACTGCGCGCGGAGCTGACGGAGCGGTTGCCACACGCCCGGCAGGTAGCGGCCGCGGGCACCCCGCTGGACGGCGCCGTACGTATCGCCGTCGACCTGGCGAGCGACCGGCTCACGCTCCCCCGCGACGAACACATGCTGTACGTGAGGACCGAAAAGGGCACAACCTCGCCATCCATGCCCCGAAAGGGGGATTCATCCGCCCTGTCGGACAAGTGA
- a CDS encoding uracil-DNA glycosylase has protein sequence MAPRPLHELIEAGWAKALEPAAERIAAMGDFLRAEIAAGRTYLPAGANVLRAFQQPFDDVRVLIVGQDPYPTPGMAIGLSFAVSPEVRSLPGSLENIFRELHTDLGLPRPSNGDLTPWTEQGVLLLNRALTTAPRKPAAHRGKGWEEVTEQAIRALVAREKPLVSILWGRDARNLRPLLGDLPAIESAHPSPMSADRGFFGSRPFSRANELLVRQGVQPVDWRLP, from the coding sequence GTGGCACCACGACCCTTGCATGAACTCATCGAAGCAGGCTGGGCGAAGGCTCTGGAACCTGCGGCCGAACGTATCGCCGCCATGGGGGACTTCCTCCGGGCCGAGATAGCGGCGGGCCGGACCTATCTCCCGGCCGGGGCGAATGTCCTGCGGGCCTTCCAGCAGCCTTTCGACGACGTCCGCGTGCTGATCGTCGGCCAGGATCCCTACCCCACGCCGGGGATGGCCATCGGGCTGAGTTTCGCCGTGTCGCCCGAGGTGCGTTCGCTGCCGGGCAGCCTGGAGAACATCTTCCGGGAACTGCACACGGACCTGGGGCTGCCCAGGCCGTCCAACGGCGATCTGACGCCCTGGACCGAGCAGGGGGTGCTGCTGCTCAACAGGGCGCTGACGACGGCGCCCCGCAAACCCGCGGCGCACCGGGGCAAGGGCTGGGAAGAGGTCACGGAGCAGGCGATCCGGGCGCTGGTCGCGCGGGAGAAGCCGCTGGTGTCGATCCTGTGGGGGCGTGACGCCCGCAATCTGCGGCCGCTGCTCGGGGATCTCCCGGCGATCGAGTCCGCGCACCCCTCACCGATGTCGGCCGATCGCGGTTTCTTCGGCTCGCGTCCGTTCAGCCGGGCCAACGAGCTGTTGGTGAGGCAGGGCGTGCAGCCGGTGGACTGGCGCCTGCCGTAG
- a CDS encoding zinc-ribbon domain-containing protein, with product MIIFGTRGYLYQLAILTLVCGHCGNPSAHTLRKRVTKFTLFFVPLFPISSKYATQCTFCGAEQKATKEQAEQLQAQAASAHAAQQYGQPQQPQQPYQA from the coding sequence ATGATCATTTTTGGCACCAGGGGATACCTGTACCAGCTCGCGATACTGACGCTGGTGTGTGGCCACTGCGGCAACCCCTCCGCGCACACGCTCCGGAAGCGTGTCACGAAGTTCACGCTGTTCTTCGTGCCGCTGTTCCCGATCTCGTCGAAGTACGCGACGCAGTGCACTTTCTGCGGCGCGGAGCAGAAGGCGACCAAGGAGCAGGCGGAGCAGCTGCAGGCGCAGGCCGCGAGCGCCCACGCCGCCCAGCAGTACGGCCAGCCGCAGCAGCCCCAGCAGCCGTACCAGGCCTGA
- a CDS encoding NAD(+)/NADH kinase: protein MGLIGSIGLILHPRRNPGPVIESVVQWARKNEAEVLGLPDEVGRIDCSAVAVLAQDLVARADLIVSLGGDGTMLRSMRLLSGSATPVLGVNLGRLGFLAEIDVDELQPALDRIDSGQFTTEARMAVRTRLPDGREVRAFNDIALVRVPGSGMAAIAIRLQGEEFIRYAADAVVVSTSTGSTAYSFAAGGPILSPRVEAILVVPASAHSSFDRALALPADEDVTLELLPTTGRLAVEVDGEVLGYLDAGDWITVTACPAAAHVVRLGGTTFYQRARRKLGIKGSIEAGGRTSQDSADPSTGP, encoded by the coding sequence ATGGGTCTGATCGGATCGATCGGCCTGATCCTGCATCCCCGGCGCAATCCGGGACCGGTCATCGAGTCGGTCGTGCAGTGGGCCCGCAAGAACGAGGCCGAGGTGCTGGGGCTGCCGGACGAGGTGGGCCGTATCGACTGCAGCGCCGTGGCCGTACTGGCTCAGGACCTCGTCGCCCGGGCCGATCTGATCGTCAGTCTCGGCGGGGACGGGACCATGCTCCGTTCCATGAGGCTGCTGTCCGGAAGCGCCACTCCGGTGCTCGGCGTCAACCTGGGCCGGCTGGGCTTCCTCGCGGAGATCGATGTCGACGAGCTCCAGCCGGCGCTGGACCGGATCGACAGCGGTCAGTTCACCACCGAGGCCCGGATGGCCGTACGAACGCGCCTCCCGGACGGGCGCGAGGTCCGTGCGTTCAACGACATCGCCCTCGTACGGGTACCCGGCAGCGGCATGGCCGCCATCGCGATCCGGCTCCAGGGCGAGGAGTTCATCCGCTACGCCGCCGACGCCGTCGTCGTCTCCACGTCGACCGGATCGACGGCGTACAGCTTCGCCGCGGGCGGCCCGATCCTCTCCCCCCGGGTCGAAGCCATCCTGGTCGTTCCCGCCAGCGCGCACTCGTCGTTCGACCGGGCGCTCGCCCTGCCCGCGGACGAGGACGTCACGCTCGAACTGCTCCCCACGACCGGACGATTGGCGGTCGAGGTCGACGGCGAGGTGCTCGGCTATCTCGACGCGGGCGATTGGATCACCGTGACGGCGTGCCCCGCGGCGGCTCATGTCGTGCGCCTGGGCGGTACGACGTTCTACCAGCGAGCACGCAGAAAACTCGGCATCAAAGGAAGTATCGAAGCGGGCGGGCGAACCTCCCAGGACTCCGCCGACCCCTCGACGGGGCCCTGA
- a CDS encoding PIG-L deacetylase family protein, which produces MTAPKTRRPTLMVVHAHPDDEASQTGGTLARYAAAGVRTVVVTCTDGAQGDGADSSKPGDRDHEPAQVAARRSRELAESGAALGISDLVRLDHPDSGVPDSADDIDPHAFSRMEGEPVVRRLEALMREYRPDVIVTYPPNGFSNHPDHVRTHELTVAAFERIKRSGGLHPHNDHSDQNEEGGPHPRSLPKLYYIAVSLSSLKAVRALAEAALGPDAWITPLYVAVDTVTAAVDVSEFWPHKLRALAAHASQADAAALLRLFSVPGDEGRVEEYLRAHPPWTGGTRESDLFEGARETP; this is translated from the coding sequence ATGACCGCACCGAAGACCCGTCGGCCTACCCTGATGGTCGTCCACGCGCATCCGGACGACGAGGCCAGTCAGACGGGCGGCACGCTCGCCCGATACGCGGCCGCCGGGGTTCGCACGGTTGTCGTCACCTGCACCGACGGTGCGCAGGGCGACGGAGCCGACAGCAGCAAGCCCGGCGACCGCGACCACGAACCGGCGCAGGTCGCCGCACGGCGCTCCCGCGAGCTCGCCGAGTCGGGGGCCGCGCTCGGCATCAGTGACCTGGTCCGGCTGGACCACCCCGACTCCGGCGTGCCCGACTCGGCGGACGACATCGATCCTCACGCGTTCAGCAGGATGGAGGGCGAACCGGTCGTCCGGCGGCTCGAGGCGCTGATGCGGGAGTACCGGCCGGATGTGATCGTGACGTATCCGCCCAACGGGTTCTCGAACCATCCCGATCATGTCCGTACGCACGAGCTGACCGTCGCCGCCTTCGAGCGGATCAAGCGGTCCGGCGGACTTCACCCTCACAACGATCACAGCGATCAGAACGAGGAGGGCGGCCCGCACCCGCGGAGCCTGCCGAAGCTGTACTACATCGCCGTGTCGCTCTCGAGCCTGAAAGCGGTCCGGGCGCTGGCGGAGGCCGCCCTGGGACCCGACGCCTGGATCACCCCGCTCTACGTCGCCGTCGACACCGTGACCGCGGCCGTGGATGTCTCCGAATTCTGGCCGCACAAGCTGCGGGCCCTGGCGGCCCACGCCAGCCAGGCGGACGCCGCGGCCCTGCTGAGGCTCTTCAGCGTGCCCGGGGACGAGGGCCGGGTCGAGGAGTACCTGCGGGCCCACCCGCCGTGGACCGGCGGCACACGGGAGAGCGATCTGTTCGAGGGCGCCCGCGAGACGCCCTGA